From the genome of Desulfovibrio sp. JY:
GCCAGGATCATGATCAGGCGCTTGAACATGGCCTTGTCCAGGGTATCCTTGCGGGCCTCCATCTTGCGCAGGGCCTCGAAGGGCGGATAGGCCGGCCGCCAGACGCAGGCCCGGGTCAGGGCGTCGTAGGTGTTGCAGACGCAAAGCGCCTTGACGTAGGCCGGGATGCCGGCGCCGGGCAGCCCGGCGGGAAAGCCCCGGCCGTCCTCCTGCTCGTGGTGGAATAAAATGCAGTGCATGGTCTCGGGCGGCAGCGGCAGGCCCATGCAAAATCCGACCCCGAGCGCCGGATGGGAGCGGAACTGGGTTTCCTCCTCGGGCGTCCAGGAGTCCGGCCGACGCTCGACGAGTCCGGGGGGCAGGCCGAGCTTGCCCACGTCGTGCAACAGCGCCCCGACCCCGACCTTGACGAGCAATGCCTCGTTAAAGCCCTTGCGGTCCATGAGCATAAGCGAGGTGAGCACCATGACGGCCAGGCCGTGCTGGTATTCCTGGTAGCCCTTGGAAACCAGCCGGGCCACGTTTTGCACCGCGCCCGGATCCTGTAAAAAGCCCACGGTCTGGCGCACGAGCTTGCCGATCTGTTCGAACCGGGCGCGGCTTATGGAATGGGGTAGCTTTTCCTCGAGCACGCATTTGGCCAGGGAAACGGCGCTTTCGTGCCAAACCTCGGCTCGCTCGGACAGGGGAATGGATTCGTCGAGGAGCAGTTCGCCGAGGCTTTCGCGCAGGTAATTCTCGTAATGGCGCAGCTCACCCTGGTGGATGTAGACTGTCGGCGTGCCCGTGGACCGCAGCCGGCCCAGTTGTTCCTTGCTGAAGGCGGCCCCGCGCGAGGCGTAGAGCACGAGCCCGGACCCCTTGCGCACGTAGACGGAGAACCGGCCGTTGCCCCAGGGGCGCAGGGAGAGGGTCTTTACCGGAAAATACGACTTGAGTTCCGGGGACGGGAGGGCGTCTTCGGGGGCGGTGTTCATGCGGGAGCCGCCTCCCCGGGGCCGGGATCGTTTAAGGGCAGCCGCATTTCCGCCACTTCCTCGTCGTAGTTGCGCACCACCGAAAAGCCGAGCTTGTCGGCCAGGCCCTGCATGCCGCCGTTTTCCATGAGCGCCTGCCCGGTCAGCTCCCGCGTGCCGCGTTCCTTGCAGTAGCGGATGATTTTTTCCATGAGCAGCCGCCCGAGTCCCTGGCCTTTGAGGTCCGAGCGCACGATGACCGCGAATTCGGCCGAGGAATTGTCCGGCCTTGTCGAGGCCCGCACCACGCCCAGGGTCTCGGGCGCGTCGTCGTCGCCCGGAGCGGTGGCGATAAAGGCCATCTCCCGCTCGTAGTCGATCTGGGTCAGCCGGGCCATCTCGGTATGGGTGAGCTCACGCACCACGCCGAAAAACCGGAAGCGCAGGTCCTCGGGCGAGAGGTGCTTGAAAAAGGCGAAATGGGCCGGCTCGTCCTCGGGCCGGATGGGGCGCAGCATGACGTGGCGGCCGGATTTGAGGGTCACGCACTCCTCGAGTTCCCGGGGGTAGGGCCGGATGGCCAGGCGGTGCGGATTGGGCTGCGCCTCCGGGGTGAGCCGGATGGCCGCGCCGATGACCTGCACGCCTTCGGGCGTGGCCAGGATGGGGTTCAAGTCGATGGCCGCGATGCGCTCCAGGTCGGCCACGCATTGGGAAATCTGGTTGAGCGTCAGACAGATGGCGTCGATGTTCGCGCCGGGCTGGCCGGCCGCGCCCTTGAGCGTCGCCGCGACGCGGGTGCGGAAGATGAGGTCGCGGGCCAGGGACATGTTGAGCGGGGTGAGGGCCACGGCCTTGTCCCGCGTCACCCTGGCGGCGATGCCCCCCTGGCCGAAGATGACGTACGGTCCGAAGACCGGGTCCACCCGGGCCTGGATGGTCACCTCGTGGGCGCCGGTCCGTTTGCCCATCTCCTGGATCACGTAGCCCTCGATGTGGGCCTCGGGCACATGGGCCAGGGCGCGCGACCGGACCGCCTCGGCCGCTTCGAGCACGGCCTCCCCGCCGGAAATGTCCAGGGCGATGCCGCCTACGTCGAAGGGCTGGGGAATGTCCGGGGAGACGATCTTGACCGCCACGGGATAGCCCAGGGCCTCGGCGGCGGCCACGGCGTCGTCGGCGTCTTCGGTGAACTGGGAGGCCACGGCCGTCACGCCATAGTAGCCGAGCACTTCCTTGGCCTCGGGATCGGTCAGCGTGAGGCGCCCCTCGGCAAAGGCGCGTTCCACCACGGCCCTGGCCGCGTCCGGGTCCGGGGCGAATTCGCTCGGCAGGCTCGCCGGCATCTCCATGAGCAGTTCCTGGTTGCGGCGGTAGCGCAGCAGATGCACGAAGGCGGAGACGGCCTGGTCCGGCGTCTCGTAGGTGGGCACGCCGGCGTCGTTTAAGGTCTTCAGCGCCCCGCCCGAAGCCGGGTCGTAGCCCATCCAGCAGGCCAGCACCGTGCGGTTGGTCTTGGCCAGCACATCGGCCATGGCCGAGGCGGCGTCGTCGGCCGAGATGCCGGGAAAGGGCACGTGGATGACGAGCACGGCGCTTATGTGCGGCGAGCGCAAAAGCGCCCGCAAGGCTTCGGCGTAATCGGCCGGGGCGGCGTCGAAGCTCATGTCCACCACGCCGTGGCGCAGCCAGTTGGGGCCGAGCAGGGCGGAAAGCGACTCGCTGGCCTCGGCGTCGAAATTGGCGAGTCCCCCGCCGCCTTCGAGCAGGGCGTCGGCGGCCATGATGCCGATGGAGCCGCCGTTGGTCAGGATGGCGAGCGTGTCCCCGCGCAGGGGGCGCGAGCGGGCCAGTGTCTGGGCGGCGTCGAACAGCGCGTCGATTTCGCCCACGCGCAGCATGCCGGCCCGGCGAAAAGCCTCGTCGTAGACCTCGTCGCGGCCCTCGGACGGATCCGGCGGGTAGATGCTCCAGAGCTTGCGCCCGGGTTTTATCACCAGCACCGGCTTGTTGCGCGCCGCCGCCCGGGAGGCGCTCATGAACGACCGCGCGTCGGTGACGGACTCGATATAGAGCAGGATCGAGCGCGTATGCGGGTCCTGGGCCATGTAGTCAAGGATGTCGGCGTACTTGAGGTCCACCCGGTCGCCAAGCGACAAAATATGGGAAAAGCCGATGCCCTTGGTGCCGGCCCAGTCGAGGACGGCGGAAAAAAGCGAGGCGGACTGGGAAATAAAGGCGATGCGGCCGGGGATGGCTTCGGAAGTGGCCAGGGAACAGTTGAGCCCGAGCCCCGGCACGACCAGCCCGAGCCCCGACGGCCCCAGGATGCGCAGGCCCGACGGCGCGGCGGCCTCGAGCATGCGGGCGCTTAAGGCGCGCTTGGCCTCGCGCGGCAACTTGGCCCAGCCCGGAGGCAGCACCACGGCCGCGCCCACGCCCCGGCGGCCGAGGTCGCGCAGGTATTCCGGCACGGACTCCGGATCGGTGGCGATGACGGCGAGGTCCGGAGTCAGGGGCAGCGTGTCCACCGACTTGTAGCAAAGCACCCCGGAGATGGCGTCATGGGCGGGATTGACCGGCATGACCGGCCCCAGGAACTTGCCGCCAAGCAGGTTTTTCATGATCACCGCGCCCACGTGGCCGGGATCGGCGGAGGCGCCAATGACGGCCACGGAATTGGGCCGGAACAGGGCGTCAAGGCTTCGGGCGCTCAAACAAAGCTCCGCGGCAGAGGTTAGGGAGGGTTCGGGCAAGGATAGAAGGCTCGCCCGGCCAAGGCAAGGGGTTTTGGCGTTTTCGGGCTGCCGGCGTGGGGGAGGCGCGGTCGTGTTGACAGGTCGTGGCGGCGATGGCAGGTTCCAATAAAGCCGGCGGTTTGACGCCGGGAACCGGCGGCCGGACGCCACGGCTTCCCGCCGCGCGCCAGCAAGGAGGTTTCCATGGAAGTCGCCACCAGCTTGGTTACCGACAACGAGTTTTTTTCTTCCGAACGCCGGGACAACATGCTGATCGTGCGGGCCAAGCCCCACTTCGTCACGCACGCCCGGGACCTCAAAAAAATCGACACCTTTTTCGATCACCTGGAGATCATCGCCCATACCGACCAGGTGAGTGTGGTCATTTTCGTCGGCCCCCACCAGCCGAGCGGCGCCGGCGACACCTTGAAGTTTTTCGACGACTTCCTGACCTCGCGGCGGGAGGATTTCCTCATCCAGCGCCTGTTCAATCTCGTCAACAACTATACCGTGACCATGGCCGGCCTCAACAAGGTCACCATCCACGCCGACAGGGGCCATGTTTCGTTTTTCCACTTAAACGGCGCGCTGTCGTGCGACTACCGTATCGTGGGCGAAGGCACGTTGTTCGAGAACGCCTTTGCCGAGCTCGGCACGGTTCCCAAGGGCGGCGGCGGCTATTTTCTGTCGCGCCTGCTCGGCGGCGGCAAGGCGGGCGAAGTGCTCCAATGGCCGCGTTTTTCCGCCGAAGAGGCGCTCGACCTCGGCATCGTGGACAAGATCGTGCCCGCCGACCGCATCGAGGAAGAAGCGATCAAGGTCGCCCACAATTACCGGGAGCCGCAGGTTTCCACCATGCTGGCCATCCGCAAGCTGCTCAAAAGCGACCTGGGCGATTTGCGCCGGTCCCTGGAACTCGAGGATCTGTTGATTCTCAACCGCGTGAATTCGCCGGAATTCAAGAAGGCCATGGCCGAACGACGGGCCGCCCGGGAGGCCGCCGGAGCGTGAAATGGGGATGCCTCCGGCGGCCAGGGGGAAACTTTTTGAAAAAAGTTTCCCCCTGGACCCCCTTCAAAAACTTTCAAAGGGGATCGAGGGGCGCGTAGCTTCACCCCATGCGGGGGTGGAGGCTTTTCCGAATTCGAAAAGAAGGCAGACTTTTTTCAAGAAGGGCGGGAACGCATTGTTCCGGTGCGCGGAAGCGTTCGATGCGGCCGAAAGTCTTTACCGACAGGCCGTAACGGTATTGCATTGCGCGTTGGGAGGATTTCCATCCGAGCCTGAGGCGCGATCGGGAAACAGGATACTTCCAGGAAGGGACGCGTGACCTGGGTCGGCGGGGGCGGGTGGAGCGGACGCGAAGGCGTATTCTTCAAATATGCGCCGCACGCGGCCGACCTGCCCGCCCCCGCCGACCAGCAGAGAAGTTCTAAGGGTATTTCCGCATACCTGGCAGCCTCGCCGGGCTAGAAATAGCGCATACTGACTTTCTTGAGTTCCTTGAGGCTGAAAAGCATGGCGTAGTCGTCGAGGCCCGTCTCGCGGCAAAGCGCCTCGACCACGGCCTGGCAATCGTCCTGGTTGCGGCCGTGGATCATGGTGTAAAGATTGTACGGCCAGTCCAGGCAGTTGATCCGGTGGTAGCAGTGGCTGATTTCCGGACGCTTGGACATGATGGCGCCCATGCGGTCCACGTCTTCCTCGGACACGTACCAGGCCACCATGACGTTGGCCCCGAACCCGGCTTTCTGGTGCTTGAGCGTGGCCCCGAACCGCCGGATCTCCCCGGACGCGGTCATGCGGGAGAGCAGGGCGATGACATGGGCTTCGTCCGTGCCCGCGGCCGCGGCAATGTCGGCATAGGGCGTGGCCGAGTCGGGCAGGCTGCCCTGCACCCGTTTGAGAATTTCCCTGTCGGTGTCCGTCAGTTCGGTTTTCGCCGCTTTCGTGGTCATGGCCGCTCCCGCTTGCGTCGTTGGAAAGCCTTTGTCTCTACCGGCTTTGTATGCTAGAGGCAACTCCACGCGGCGTCGCGCCTGGGGGCATATTTCGGACCTTGGGCGGACGATCGGCGATTATGAAACGGGGGGGGCCGGCCAGGGGCGCGCGCGACAGGCGCGACGCCCGGGGGCGTACCCGTCGGAGGCGCATTTCATGAAGATAGCGGTGTTGGGCGGCGGCAGCTGGGGCACCACCCTGGCCGACCTGCTGGCGAAAAAGGGCCACGATGCCCGGCTTTGGGTGCGCGAACAGGCGGTCATGAGCGAGATCCGCACCACCCGGGAGAATTCCTGGTATCTGCCCGGCCGCAAACTGGCCGACAACCTCGAGGTCAGCACCGACGCGGCGGCCGTATCCGACGGGGTCAAGCACTTCGTTTTCGCCGTCCCCTGCCAGTTCATCCGCAATGCCTACCAGCGCTATCTCAAGTACCTGCCCAAGGGCGCAGTGATCATCTGCGCGAGCAAGGGCATCGAGCTCGACAGCCTCATGACCATGTCCCAGGTGTGCGAGGACGCCCTGGCGGCGGTCAAGCCCCGTTTCGCCATGCTTTCGGGGCCGTCTTTCGCCTACGAGGTCATCCGCGAAATGCCGACGGCCGT
Proteins encoded in this window:
- a CDS encoding Lrp/AsnC family transcriptional regulator; the protein is MTTKAAKTELTDTDREILKRVQGSLPDSATPYADIAAAAGTDEAHVIALLSRMTASGEIRRFGATLKHQKAGFGANVMVAWYVSEEDVDRMGAIMSKRPEISHCYHRINCLDWPYNLYTMIHGRNQDDCQAVVEALCRETGLDDYAMLFSLKELKKVSMRYF
- a CDS encoding bifunctional acetate--CoA ligase family protein/GNAT family N-acetyltransferase, whose amino-acid sequence is MSARSLDALFRPNSVAVIGASADPGHVGAVIMKNLLGGKFLGPVMPVNPAHDAISGVLCYKSVDTLPLTPDLAVIATDPESVPEYLRDLGRRGVGAAVVLPPGWAKLPREAKRALSARMLEAAAPSGLRILGPSGLGLVVPGLGLNCSLATSEAIPGRIAFISQSASLFSAVLDWAGTKGIGFSHILSLGDRVDLKYADILDYMAQDPHTRSILLYIESVTDARSFMSASRAAARNKPVLVIKPGRKLWSIYPPDPSEGRDEVYDEAFRRAGMLRVGEIDALFDAAQTLARSRPLRGDTLAILTNGGSIGIMAADALLEGGGGLANFDAEASESLSALLGPNWLRHGVVDMSFDAAPADYAEALRALLRSPHISAVLVIHVPFPGISADDAASAMADVLAKTNRTVLACWMGYDPASGGALKTLNDAGVPTYETPDQAVSAFVHLLRYRRNQELLMEMPASLPSEFAPDPDAARAVVERAFAEGRLTLTDPEAKEVLGYYGVTAVASQFTEDADDAVAAAEALGYPVAVKIVSPDIPQPFDVGGIALDISGGEAVLEAAEAVRSRALAHVPEAHIEGYVIQEMGKRTGAHEVTIQARVDPVFGPYVIFGQGGIAARVTRDKAVALTPLNMSLARDLIFRTRVAATLKGAAGQPGANIDAICLTLNQISQCVADLERIAAIDLNPILATPEGVQVIGAAIRLTPEAQPNPHRLAIRPYPRELEECVTLKSGRHVMLRPIRPEDEPAHFAFFKHLSPEDLRFRFFGVVRELTHTEMARLTQIDYEREMAFIATAPGDDDAPETLGVVRASTRPDNSSAEFAVIVRSDLKGQGLGRLLMEKIIRYCKERGTRELTGQALMENGGMQGLADKLGFSVVRNYDEEVAEMRLPLNDPGPGEAAPA
- a CDS encoding HD domain-containing protein, yielding MNTAPEDALPSPELKSYFPVKTLSLRPWGNGRFSVYVRKGSGLVLYASRGAAFSKEQLGRLRSTGTPTVYIHQGELRHYENYLRESLGELLLDESIPLSERAEVWHESAVSLAKCVLEEKLPHSISRARFEQIGKLVRQTVGFLQDPGAVQNVARLVSKGYQEYQHGLAVMVLTSLMLMDRKGFNEALLVKVGVGALLHDVGKLGLPPGLVERRPDSWTPEEETQFRSHPALGVGFCMGLPLPPETMHCILFHHEQEDGRGFPAGLPGAGIPAYVKALCVCNTYDALTRACVWRPAYPPFEALRKMEARKDTLDKAMFKRLIMILADAEILKNGGQAVKEDAPSPEPEAAPKPPANAG
- a CDS encoding enoyl-CoA hydratase/isomerase family protein, with translation MEVATSLVTDNEFFSSERRDNMLIVRAKPHFVTHARDLKKIDTFFDHLEIIAHTDQVSVVIFVGPHQPSGAGDTLKFFDDFLTSRREDFLIQRLFNLVNNYTVTMAGLNKVTIHADRGHVSFFHLNGALSCDYRIVGEGTLFENAFAELGTVPKGGGGYFLSRLLGGGKAGEVLQWPRFSAEEALDLGIVDKIVPADRIEEEAIKVAHNYREPQVSTMLAIRKLLKSDLGDLRRSLELEDLLILNRVNSPEFKKAMAERRAAREAAGA